From one Rhodamnia argentea isolate NSW1041297 chromosome 1, ASM2092103v1, whole genome shotgun sequence genomic stretch:
- the LOC125312503 gene encoding probable aldo-keto reductase 1 translates to MAEHRGVRIPRVKLGTQGLEVSKLGFGCMGLTGGYDDPVPEEVGISIITDAFAKGITFFDTSDIYGPKTNEILVGKALKKLPREEVQLATKFGVVKRGADLVLVTNGTPEYVRSCCESSLERLGVEYIDLYYVHRIDTSVPIEDTMGELKKLVEEGKIKYIGLSEASPDTIRRAHAVHPITALQTEWSLWTREIEQEIVPLCRELGIGIVPYSPLGRGFFGGKGVTETLPANSALGMFPRFQAGNLDKNKVLYARMEKLAKKHDCTPVQLALSWVLHRGDDVVPIPGTTKIKNLDNNICSLRTKLKEDDVKEISDAVPSEDVAGDLGNENYVRSSWKYANTPRREGKPPAY, encoded by the exons ATGGCTGAGCATCGAGGGGTTCGGATTCCGCGAGTGAAACTCGGAACTCAGGGTCTTGAG GTTTCGAAGTTGGGTTTTGGCTGCATGGGACTCACGGGTGGATACGATGATCCTGTCCCGGAGGAAGTCGGCATATCGATCATCACCGACGCGTTCGCCAAGGGGATAACATTCTTCGACACGTCGGACATATATGGACCCAAAACCAATGAGATTCTTGTTGGAAAG GCATTGAAGAAGTTGCCGCGGGAGGAGGTGCAGCTAGCCACCAAATTTGGTGTGGTGAAACGCGGAGCGGACCTTGTACTAGTGACCAACGGGACACCTGAATACGTCCGCTCGTGTTGTGAGTCGAGTCTCGAGCGCCTTGGCGTCGAATACATTGACCTCTATTACGTGCATCGGATTGACACATCGGTCCCCATAGAGGATACT ATGGGGGAACTGAAGAAGTTGGTGGAAGAGGGAAAAATCAAGTACATCGGCTTGTCGGAGGCCAGCCCCGACACCATACGGAGAGCGCACGCGGTTCATCCCATCACGGCCTTACAGACGGAATGGTCGCTCTGGACTCGCGAAATTGAGCAAGAAATCGTCCCGCTCTGCAG GGAGCTCGGAATCGGCATCGTTCCATATAGCCCTCTGGGTCGTGGGTTCTTTGGTGGCAAGGGAGTCACAGAAACTCTGCCTGCAAATAGTGCTCTG GGAATGTTTCCTAGGTTTCAAGCAGGGAATTTGGACAAAAACAAGGTTCTTTATGCTCGAATGGAGAAGTTAGCTAAAAAGCACGACTGCACCCCTGTACAGCTTGCACTCTCGTGGGTTCTCCATCGAGGAGATGATGTTGTGCCGATCCCTG GAACAACGAAAATCAAGAATCTCGATAATAACATTTGTTCCTTGAGAACGAAGCTTAAGGAGGACGACGTCAAAGAGATCTCGGATGCTGTCCCGAGTGAAGACGTTGCTGGCGACTTGGGCAATGAGAACTATGTCCGCTCCTCGTGGAAGTATGCGAACACGCCCCGGAGAGAAGGGAAACCGCCGGCTTACTAG
- the LOC115743841 gene encoding probable aldo-keto reductase 1 isoform X3, with translation MAGVRIPRVKLGTQGLEVSKLGFGCMGLTGINNDPVPEEAGIAIITDAFAKGITFFDTSDIYGPKINEILVGKALKKLPREEVQIATKFGVVRIEADNIVIKGTPEYVRFCCESSLERLGVEYIDLYYVHRIDTSVPIEETMGELKKLVEEGKVKYIGLSEASPDTIRRAHAVHPITALQMEWSLWTRDIEQEIVPLCRELGIGIVPYSPLGRGFFGGRGVTAAVPANSFLERHPRFQAETLDKNKILYFRIEKLAKKHNCTPIQLALAWVLHQGDDVAPIPGTTKIKNLDDNIGSLGVKLTEDDVKEISDAVPTDDVAGDRINEHFVRCSWKYANTPPVDVKLWA, from the exons ATGGCCGGGGTTCGGATTCCGCGAGTGAAACTCGGAACGCAGGGTCTTGAG GTTTCGAAGTTGGGTTTTGGCTGCATGGGACTCACGGGTATTAACAATGATCCTGTCCCGGAGGAAGCCGGCATAGCGATCATCACCGATGCGTTTGCCAAGGGGATAACATTCTTTGACACATCGGACATATATGGACCCAAGATCAATGAGATTCTGGTCGGAAAG GCATTGAAGAAGTTGCCGCGGGAGGAAGTACAGATAGCCACCAAATTTGGTGTTGTGAGAATTGAAGCGGACAATATCGTGATCAAGGGGACGCCTGAATACGTCCGCTTCTGCTGCGAGTCCAGCCTCGAGCGCCTTGGTGTCGAATACATTGACCTCTACTACGTGCATCGGATTGACACGTCAGTCCCCATAGAGGAAACG ATGGGGGAACTGAAGAAGTTGgtggaagagggaaaagtgaaGTACATCGGCTTGTCGGAGGCTAGCCCCGACACTATACGGAGAGCGCACGCAGTTCATCCCATCACGGCCTTACAGATGGAGTGGTCACTCTGGACTCGCGACATCGAGCAAGAGATCGTCCCTCTCTGCAG GGAGCTCGGAATCGGCATCGTTCCATATAGCCCTCTCGGCCGTGGGTTCTTCGGCGGCAGGGGAGTCACAGCTGCTGTGCCTGCAAATAGTTTTCTG GAAAGACATCCCAGGTTTCAAGCAGAGACCCTGGACAAGAACAAGATTCTTTACTTCCGAATCGAGAAGTTAGCGAAAAAGCACAATTGCACCCCTATACAGCTCGCACTCGCATGGGTTCTCCATCAAGGAGATGATGTTGCGCCTATCCCTG GCACGACGAAGATTAAGAACCTGGATGATAACATTGGTTCCTTGGGAGTGAAGCTTACGGAGGACGATGTGAAAGAGATCTCGGATGCTGTACCGACCGATGACGTCGCCGGCGACAGGATCAACGAGCACTTTGTTCGCTGCTCGTGGAAGTACGCCAACACTCCGCCCGTGGATGTGAAATTGTGGGCATAG
- the LOC115743877 gene encoding perakine reductase-like codes for MAKEQEVQIPRVKLGTQGLEVSKLGFGCMGLTGIYNDPVSDEVGVSIITDAFGKGITFFDTSDFYGPKTNEILVGKALKKLPREKVQLATKFGAMLSEGYTVVIKGTPEYVRSSCEASLKRLEVDYIDLYYVHRIDTSVPIEETMEELKKLVEEGKVKYIGLSEASPDTIRRAHAVHPLTALQIEWSLWTRDIEQDIVPLCRELGISIVPYSPLGRGFFGGKGVTGTMPEKSFLERHPRFQPENLEKNKIFYTRIEKLANKHGCTPIQLALAWVLHQGDDVVPIPGTTKIKNLDINIGSLRVKLTEDDVREISDAVPIDEVAGGSIHEGYARYSWRYADTPPRGGKSSA; via the exons ATGGCAAAGGAGCAAGAAGTTCAAATTCCCAGAGTGAAACTTGGAACTCAGGGTCTTGAG GTTTCCAAGTTGGGATTTGGCTGCATGGGACTGACAGGAATTTACAACGATCCTGTCTCGGATGAAGTCGGCGTATCAATCATCACCGATGCGTTCGGCAAGGGGATAACGTTCTTCGACACGTCGGATTTCTATGGCCCGAAAACTAATGAAATTCTTGTTGGGAAG GCATTGAAGAAGTTGCCTCGCGAGAAGGTGCAGTTAGCTACCAAATTCGGGGCAATGTTGTCCGAGGGATACACTGTGGTGATAAAAGGAACGCCTGAATATGTCCGGTCAAGCTGCGAGGCCAGCCTCAAGCGCCTTGAAGTCGACTACATAGATCTCTATTACGTGCATCGAATCGACACATCGGTCCCAATAGAGGAAACT ATGGAGGAACTGAAGAAGTTGgtggaagagggaaaagtgaaGTATATTGGCTTGTCGGAAGCCAGCCCGGACACCATACGGAGAGCGCATGCAGTTCATCCCCTCACTGCCTTACAAATTGAGTGGTCGCTCTGGACTCGTGACATCGAGCAAGATATCGTCCCTCTCTGCAG GGAGCTTGGGATCAGCATAGTGCCTTATAGCCCTCTCGGTCGCGGGTTCTTTGGTGGCAAGGGAGTAACAGGAACTATGCCTGAGAAAAGCTTTCTG GAAAGGCATCCCAGGTTTCAACCGGAGAATTTGGAGAAGAACAAAATCTTTTACACCCGAATCGAGAAGCTAGCAAACAAGCATGGTTGCACCCCGATCCAGCTCGCACTGGCATGGGTGCTCCATCAAGGGGACGATGTCGTGCCGATCCCGG GAACGACCAAGATAAAGAACCTGGACATCAACATCGGTTCCTTGCGAGTGAAGCTCACAGAGGATGATGTGAGAGAGATATCGGATGCTGTGCCGATCGATGAGGTCGCCGGGGGCAGTATTCACGAAGGGTATGCTCGTTACTCGTGGCGGTATGCGGACACGCCCCCGAGAGGCGGGAAATCATCAGCCTAG
- the LOC115743881 gene encoding probable aldo-keto reductase 1 isoform X1, with amino-acid sequence MAGVEVPRVKLGSQGLEVSKLGFGCMGLTGVYNSPLSEEDGIAIIKDAYSKAVTFFDTADVYGANANEVLVGKALKHLPRENIQLATKFGIVRVEASKMMVKGTPEYVRSCCEASLKRLGVEYIDLYYQHRVDTSLPIEETMGELKKLVEEGKIKYIGLSEASPDTIRRAHAVHPITAVQMEWSLWTRDIEAEIVPLCRELGIGIVPYSPLGRGFFGGKAVIESLPSDSNLATHPRFKKENLDKNKNIYTRMDNLAKKHGCTPAQLALAWVLGQGDMVVPIPGTTKIKNLDDNIGSFKVKLTEEDLKEICDAVPVDEVAGGRTYESMTQVTWKFANTPLPTQV; translated from the exons ATGGCAGGAGTGGAGGTCCCAAGAGTGAAGCTTGGAAGCCAAGGGTTGGAG GTATCGAAGTTGGGTTTTGGATGCATGGGCTTGACTGGTGTCTACAACTCTCCACTTTCTGAAGAGGACGGCATCGCCATAATTAAGGATGCTTATAGCAAGGCAGTCACCTTCTTTGATACAGCCGATGTGTATGGAGCAAATGCTAATGAAGTTCTGGTGGGAAAG GCCTTGAAGCATCTCCCGAGAGAAAATATTCAGCTGGCAACAAAGTTCGGTATAGTAAGAGTGGAAGCTTCCAAGATGATGGTTAAGGGTACCCCTGAATATGTGCGATCATGTTGCGAAGCTAGTTTGAAGCGCTTAGGTGTGGAATACATTGATCTGTACTATCAGCATCGAGTGGACACATCACTTCCCATCGAAGAAACT ATGGGAGAACTTAAGAAACTGGTGGAAGAGGGGAAAATAAAGTATATTGGTCTGTCTGAGGCAAGCCCAGACACGATTAGACGAGCTCATGCAGTTCATCCCATTACGGCAGTGCAAATGGAGTGGTCTCTCTGGACTCGTGATATTGAGGCAGAGATAGTTCCATTATGCAG GGAGCTTGGTATTGGAATAGTTCCATACAGTCCACTTGGCCGTGGCTTTTTTGGTGGCAAAGCTGTCATTGAAAGTTTGCCTTCAGACAGTAATCTG GCCACGCACCCTCGATTCAAAAAGGAGAACCTGGATAAGAACAAAAACATTTACACTCGGATGGATAATCTTGCCAAGAAACACGGGTGCACCCCAGCGCAATTAGCTCTAGCATGGGTTCTTGGACAAGGAGACATGGTTGTACCAATCCCTG GGACAACTAAGATTAAGAACTTGGATGACAATATTGGCTCTTTCAAAGTAAAGCTTACTGAAGAAGATCTGAAAGAGATCTGTGATGCTGTACCTGTTGATGAGGTAGCCGGAGGTAGAACCTACGAGAGCATGACTCAAGTGACTTGGAAGTTTGCTAATACACCTCTACCAACTCAAGTCTGA